The nucleotide sequence TCATGTGGTTCCATCAGTGGTCAGGAGCAGTCAGAGCCATACGGTTATCAAATGGTTAAATAAGACTCACGGAGCGCGCCGGCACTCGCTTCATTTTCCGGCGCAGACCCGCTCGACCTCGTCCCCCCAGCGGCTCAGCGCATCCCGGGTCTCGGCTTCGTAGCGCGCGCGGTTGTAGATGCCAGCGACGCCCGCTCGGTGCCCCGAGACGTGGTTGAGGGCAGCCTCAATGACGTGCGGCATCACCCCTATCTCTGCCATGCCGGTAGCAGCAGAGCGCCGCAGATCGTGAAGACGCCAGGGCTCTTCCAGCGAGACTTGCCTGTCCAAGGCAGCCTTGGACTTCGAGAAGCCTGAGAAGCCGCCCGACCCGGTGCCGAAGACGAGGTCGCGCCCAGCCCGAATTGGTACCGACTTCAGGATGTCGACCGCGCATGCCGGCAACGGAACCGTATGGGCCCGCTTGTTCTTCGTCCGAGAAGGAGGGAGGCGCCAGAGTCTCGCATCAAGATCCAGCTCGTCCCACCGCATCTCCGCGACCTCGTCCCGGCGCTGGCCGGTCAGGATCAACAGCCTCACGACAGCGCTGAAGTCACCCTGCGGCAGCGCCCTCCAGATCAACGCCAACTCTGGCAGGCTGAGCACACGGTCGCGGCGCACCTCATCCGTCGGCGCGTTCGTTCCAAGCACAGGGTTGGACTCGGCCAAGCCTTCGCCGATCGCCCAAACGTAGACGGCCGAAAGCATCCGGCGGGCGCGGACGGATGCATGAGGCCCAGACTCCTCGGTGATCTCGCGGAGACGGGTAGCGACGCTCGAGCGTGTAACGGATGCGAGTGGCAACCCATGGAGCGGATGCCAGTGCGTATTGATGTGGGTCCGCAGGTTCGCCAGGGATGAGGGCCGCATTCGCTTCCGCGCGTCCTTCTCGTACTGCTCAAGCGTACTGCCGAGCGTGACAGCCGCCTGCGCTCTCTGCTCCTGCCGGGCGAGGGCAGGGTTCTCACCGAGCGCGGCTTTCGCCAGCTTCTCCCCAGCCGCCCGTCGGGCACTCGCGAGATCTATGGTGTCGGCCGCACCGATGGTGAACAGGGACGACTTGCCGCCCGCGCGAGGAGGCCGGATGACCCAGAAGCCGCGGCTTCCACGGAGGCGATAGCCGAATCCGCGAAGCTCGGCGTCCCAGATCACCCGCTCGCTCTGCCCCGGTGCGAGGCTGACACCTGCAATGGCGGCCTTCGTCAGCTTGAGGACGTTCTCTTGAGCAGCGCGGCGTGGCATTGGGATCTGCCTGGGGTGCATCTGGGGTGCAGTGCAGTAGCGACCCCTGATCGCTTGTGGCAGAGTTGTGAGAGGGTCTCAAGGCCGAAGACTCTTTGGGGTGCAGCAATGATCGCGCCTGACCACTCCCACCACCCCATTTACACGGAGAGGGTCGGGGGTTCGAGTCCCTCACCGCCCACCATTTTCAGGCATTCGGGTGAGTTCTTGCTTGCCAGAGAGTTTTGCTTTCAGCCATGAGGCAAGTATTTTTGTAAGCTCATAGTGTAAATTTCTAGAAATTTTTTCGATTCCAGCGTCTCTGTGCGCTTTGGCTTTGTCCTGACCTTCAATCTATGCGCGTGACACTTGTGCGTCGAGCCTGAGCCTAGGTGGGTCTTATGTCTTCGCGCCTGCGGGGAGGCTTGGCTATCGCCTGCTTGCGCCTGTCACCTTCCTAGAGCGGGCGTTCCAACGACACATGGCCGCCACCGAGCAGTGGCCGCTCATCGGGTCTGATCCAAAATCCTGGTCAGGTCGCAGTCACCTGGGCGAACATCGATGAAGTGGCCGAATCGTACCGCGGCGCTCCCGGACCGGTGTTGAACGGCGTGATGCCGATGCCCGTTCGATTTTGGCGAATGGGCATTGGCGAAATGAGGTTGGATCGATGTCCGCTTCCTCCGGTATGAAATGCTGAAAAGCCAGACGGAGGACATGCCATGCCTGGGCCGCTCAGCGGGATCCGCGTGCTGGAACTCGGCCAGCTCATCGCCGCGCCCTTCGCCGCGCGCCTGATGGCGGAGTTCGGCGCCGAGGTGATCAAGGTCGAGCCGCCGGGCGACGGCGACCCCTTGCGCAGGTGGCGCAAGATGCACGAGGGCACCTCGCTCTGGTGGTACCTGCAGTCGCGCAACAAGAAGTCGATCGCGGTCAATCTGAAATCGCCGGACGGCCTCGACGTTGTGAAACAGCTCGCGCGCAGTGCCGACGTCGTGATCGAGAACTTCCGCCCCGGCGGCCTGGAGAAGCTGGGGCTCGGCTGGGACGTGCTCTCGGCCCTCAACCCCAACCTCGTGATGGTCCGCATCTCGGGCTACGGCCAGACCGGGCCCTACCGCGACCGGCCGGGCTTCGGCGCCATCGGCGAGGCGATGGGCGGCATCCGCTACACCACCGGCAGCCCCGAGGCGCCCCCGGCCCGCGTCGGCGTCAGCATCGGCGATACGCTGGCCTCCCTCCACGGCGTTATGGGCGCCCTGATGGCCCTGCTCCGGGTGAAGATGGGCCAGGGTGCAGGCCAAGTCATCGACGTCTCACTCGTCGAGAGCGTGTTCAACGTCATGGAGAGCCTGGTGCCCGAATACGACCTACTGGGCGAGGTGCGCACCCGCACCGGCGGCGCGCTGCCCGGCATCACGCCCTCCAACACCTACCCGACGCGGGACGGCGGCTACGTCGTCATCGCGGGCAACAGCGACCCGATCTTCCGCCGCCTGATGACGATGATCGGCCGAGTCGATCTCGCCGAGGACCCGGCTCTGCGCAGCAACGACGGCCGCTCGAAACAAGCCGCGATGCTCGACGCCGTGATCAGCGACTGGTCGGCCGCCCGCACCGTCGAGGAGGCGCTCGCGGCCCTCGACGCCGCCGATGTGCCGGCGGGCCGGATCTACTCGGTGGCCGACATCGTGGCCGACCCGCATTACCAGGCCCGCGGGATGATTTTGCCCGCCGACCTGCCCGGCGGCCAGCAGGTGAAGATGCCCGGCATCGTGCCGAAGCTCTCCGAGACCCCCGGCGAGGTGCGCTGGCAGGGCCCGGCGCTGGGGCAGCACACCGATTCCGTCCTCGCCGATCTCGGCCTCGACGCCGAGCGCATCGCCCGCCTGCGCGAGACGGGAGCGGTGGCATGAGCGAGCACATGGTCGTCCAGGAGGTCGCCACCCGCGACGGCTTCCAGATCGAGCCGGTCTTCGTGGAGACGGCCGAGAAGATCCGGCTGATCGACGCGCTCGCCGCCGCCGGCTTCAGCCGGATCGAGGTCTCGTCCTTCGTCTCCCCGAAGGCGGTGCCGGCGCTCAGTGACGCGGCGGAGGTCTTCGCAGGGATCGCCCGGCGCCCCGGTACGATCTACGTGGCGCTCGTGCCGAACCCCAAGGGCGCCGAGCGTGCGCTCCAGGCCCGGGTCGACGAGATCAACCTTGTGGCCTCGGTGAGCGAGACGCACAACCGCGCCAATATGGGCATGACCCCCGAGGCGTCGATCGAGGGCTTCGGGCGCATCATGGAGACGGTGCGGGGATCGGGCGTCAGCGTGAACGCGACCGTCGCGACCGCCTTCGGCTGCCCGTTCGAGGGCGACCAGCCCGCCGACAAGGTGTTGGCCCAGGTCGAGCGGTATCGCGCCCTCGGCGTGGACGGCGTGACGCTCGCCGACACCACCGGCATGGCCAACCCGCGGCAGGTCGCCGGCCTCGTCGAGCGGGTTCTGCCCGCGCTCGGCGCGGACCGCCTGACCCTGCACTTCCACAACACCCGCGGCCTCGGCCTCGCCAACGTGCTGGCCGCCTACCAGGCGGGCGCCCGCCGCTTCGACGCGGCGCTGGGCGGTCTCGGCGGCTGTCCCTTCGCGCCGGGGGCCACGGGCAACATCTGCACCGAGGATCTGGTCAGCATGGCGCACGAGATGGGACTGGCGACCGGCCTCGATCTGGACGCCTTGCTGGCTCTCGCGCGCGACCTGCCGCGCCTCGTCGGCCACGACGTGCCGGGCCAGGTCGCCAGGGCCGGCCGTCCTTCCGACCTGCACCCGGCGCCCCCGCTCAAGGCCGCCTGAACACCGCTTCCCGCGGAGAAGCCGCCCGTCCCGAAGGCGGCCCCGCAGCCGTGACGCTCGTCCCCGGCGGCCCCGCCCCGCCGGCCGCGACGCCGCGTTCCCGATCCCATCCCGGAGGAAACCCCATGACCATCGCCTTGTCCGGAACGCCGGCCGCCGCCGAGGCGGCGAGCGAGGCGAGCGTGGTGCGCAAGGTCGCGTGGCGGTGCATGCCGCTGATCATGATCTGCTACATGTTCGCCTTCTTCGACAGGATCAACATCAGCTTCGCCAAGTTCCAGCTCCAGAGCGACCTCGGCTTCAGCAACGTCGCCTACGGGCTCGGCGCGAGCATGTTCGTGGTCGGCTACGTGCTCTTCGAGGTGCCGTCGAACCTGATGTTGTACAAGGTTGGGGCGCGCCGCTGGATCGCCCGGATCATGATCTCCTGGGGCATCGCCACAGCCCTGATGATCTTCATCCGTACCGAGTGGCACTTCTACGTGCTGCGCTTCATCATCGGCGCGATGGAGGCGGGCTTCGCACCGGGCATCCTGTACTATCTGACCCTCTGGTTCCCGGCCTCGTTCCGCGGCCGCGTCACCTCCTTCATGTTCGTGGCCTCGGCCTTCTCCGGCATCTTCGGCGCGCCGGTGGCGGGCCTCATCCTCGGCGGCCTCAACGGCGTGGCCGGGTTCGCCGGCTGGCAGTGGCTGTTCCTGGCCGGCGGTATCCCCTGCCTGATCCTCGGCGCCCTGGTGCTCACCCGCCTCGACGACCAGATCGCGGACGCGCGCTGGCTGTCGGAATCCGAGAAGACGCTGCTCGCCTCGCGCATCGCCCACCAGAACAAGGGCATCGGCGACCACTCGCTCTGGGGCGCCATCAAGCAGCCGGGCTTCCTGCTGATCGCGCTGATCTACTTCATGCTGCAGGTCGGCTCCTACGGGCTGAACTTCTGGGGGCCGGATCTGATCAAGACCGCGAGCGGGGGCCAGGCGGCCTCGGTCGGTTTCCTCACGGCGATCCCCTATATCTGCGGCGCGATCAGCATGGTGGTGGTCGGGCGCCTCTCCGACGCCTCGGGCGAGCGGCCGAAATTCGTGGCGGGCCTCGCGATCGCCGCCGCCCTCGGCTTCTTCGCGGCGGGCCTGTTCGATCGGCAGATCGTACCCCTGATGGTCGCGCTGGCGCTCCTGGGCTCGGGCATCGTCGCCTCGATCCCGACCTTCTGGACGCTGCCGGCCAAGCTCGTCACGGGCGTGGGCGCTGCGGGCGGCATCGCGCTCATCAACACGCTGGGCCAGTTCGGCGGCATCGTCAGCCCCGTGGCGGTGGGTTGGGTGAAGGACCTCACCGGCTCCACCACGCCTGCCCTCTACGGCATCGGCTGCCTCTGCCTCGTGGCCGCCGGGCTCCTGCTCTTCGCGATGCCCGAGAGCCTGCGCCGCAGCGACCGCGCCTCGTAAGGCCGGCCTGCGGCCCCGCGACACGTTTCTAGGGCCGATCCAGGACGCGATTCTGGATGAAGATTGCAGAAGGGAGGGATCGATGGCGCTGAACCTGACGCGGAAGCTGATCCAGTCGCACCTCGCCGAGGGCGGCCCGATGCCGGGCTCCGAGATCGCGCTCACGATCGACCGAGGAAACGCCATGTTCACACGACGCAGCCTGCTCGCCACCGCCGCGACGGGGGCCGGCCTCATCGCCTGCCCGGCCCTCCTGCGGGCGCAGAGCCCGAAGATCCTCAAGCTGTCGCACCAGTTCCCGGGCGGCACGATCGACCAGGGCGACGCCCGCGACCGCATCGCCCGCCGCTTCGGCCAGGCGGTCGAGCAGCGCACCAACGGCAGCCTGCAGGTGCAGGTCTACCCGACCTCCTCGCTGATGAAGACGCTGGCCCAGTTCAGCGCCGTGCGGAAGGGCGCGCTCGACATGAGCCTCGTGCCGCTCTCCTACGCGGGCGGCGAGGTGGTCGAGACCAATCTCGCGCTGATGCCGGCCCTCGTCTCCAGCTACGAGCAGGCCGCCAAGTGGCGCACCGCCCGGATCGGCGAGGAGCTCGCGAAGACGCTCAGTGACAAGGGCGTGATCATCCTCACCTGGATCTGGCAGTCGGGCGCCGTCGCCTCGCGGGTGAAGCCGATCCTGGAGCCCGCCGACGTGAAGGGCGTGAAGATCCGCGGCGGCGGCCGCGAGATGGACATGATGTTCCAGGCGGCCGGCGGTATCGTCTCCACCATGCCGTCGAGCGAGATGTATATCGGCATGCAGACCGGTGCGCTCGAGGCGGCGGTGAGCGCCTCGACCAGCCTGATCTCCTTCCGGCTCGACGAGATGACCAAGAACCTGACCGCGGGTCGCGGCCGCTCGTTCTGGTTCATCCTGGAGCCGCTCATCATGTCGAAGGCGACCTTCGACGCGCTGACCCCCGAGCAGCAGAAGGCGGTCCGCGACGTCGGCCAGGAGATGGAGGCCTTCTCGTTCGAGGCGGCGAAGGCGGACGACGAGGAGATCGTGAAGATCTACGCGGCCCGCGGCGCCAAGGTGCACGACCTCACCGACGCGCACATCGCCAAGTGGAAGGATCTCGCCCGCGACACCGCCTGGAAGGACTTCGCCGGCAAGAACGCCCGCTGCGCGGAGCTTCTGAAGCTCGCCGAGCAGGTCGCGTAGCGGGGACCTGCCGGACGCGCCCATCATCCGGCGGACCGTCCTCCGACACCCC is from Methylobacterium radiodurans and encodes:
- a CDS encoding tyrosine-type recombinase/integrase, with protein sequence MPRRAAQENVLKLTKAAIAGVSLAPGQSERVIWDAELRGFGYRLRGSRGFWVIRPPRAGGKSSLFTIGAADTIDLASARRAAGEKLAKAALGENPALARQEQRAQAAVTLGSTLEQYEKDARKRMRPSSLANLRTHINTHWHPLHGLPLASVTRSSVATRLREITEESGPHASVRARRMLSAVYVWAIGEGLAESNPVLGTNAPTDEVRRDRVLSLPELALIWRALPQGDFSAVVRLLILTGQRRDEVAEMRWDELDLDARLWRLPPSRTKNKRAHTVPLPACAVDILKSVPIRAGRDLVFGTGSGGFSGFSKSKAALDRQVSLEEPWRLHDLRRSAATGMAEIGVMPHVIEAALNHVSGHRAGVAGIYNRARYEAETRDALSRWGDEVERVCAGK
- a CDS encoding CaiB/BaiF CoA transferase family protein, with the protein product MPGPLSGIRVLELGQLIAAPFAARLMAEFGAEVIKVEPPGDGDPLRRWRKMHEGTSLWWYLQSRNKKSIAVNLKSPDGLDVVKQLARSADVVIENFRPGGLEKLGLGWDVLSALNPNLVMVRISGYGQTGPYRDRPGFGAIGEAMGGIRYTTGSPEAPPARVGVSIGDTLASLHGVMGALMALLRVKMGQGAGQVIDVSLVESVFNVMESLVPEYDLLGEVRTRTGGALPGITPSNTYPTRDGGYVVIAGNSDPIFRRLMTMIGRVDLAEDPALRSNDGRSKQAAMLDAVISDWSAARTVEEALAALDAADVPAGRIYSVADIVADPHYQARGMILPADLPGGQQVKMPGIVPKLSETPGEVRWQGPALGQHTDSVLADLGLDAERIARLRETGAVA
- a CDS encoding hydroxymethylglutaryl-CoA lyase, producing the protein MSEHMVVQEVATRDGFQIEPVFVETAEKIRLIDALAAAGFSRIEVSSFVSPKAVPALSDAAEVFAGIARRPGTIYVALVPNPKGAERALQARVDEINLVASVSETHNRANMGMTPEASIEGFGRIMETVRGSGVSVNATVATAFGCPFEGDQPADKVLAQVERYRALGVDGVTLADTTGMANPRQVAGLVERVLPALGADRLTLHFHNTRGLGLANVLAAYQAGARRFDAALGGLGGCPFAPGATGNICTEDLVSMAHEMGLATGLDLDALLALARDLPRLVGHDVPGQVARAGRPSDLHPAPPLKAA
- a CDS encoding MFS transporter; this encodes MTIALSGTPAAAEAASEASVVRKVAWRCMPLIMICYMFAFFDRINISFAKFQLQSDLGFSNVAYGLGASMFVVGYVLFEVPSNLMLYKVGARRWIARIMISWGIATALMIFIRTEWHFYVLRFIIGAMEAGFAPGILYYLTLWFPASFRGRVTSFMFVASAFSGIFGAPVAGLILGGLNGVAGFAGWQWLFLAGGIPCLILGALVLTRLDDQIADARWLSESEKTLLASRIAHQNKGIGDHSLWGAIKQPGFLLIALIYFMLQVGSYGLNFWGPDLIKTASGGQAASVGFLTAIPYICGAISMVVVGRLSDASGERPKFVAGLAIAAALGFFAAGLFDRQIVPLMVALALLGSGIVASIPTFWTLPAKLVTGVGAAGGIALINTLGQFGGIVSPVAVGWVKDLTGSTTPALYGIGCLCLVAAGLLLFAMPESLRRSDRAS
- the dctP gene encoding TRAP transporter substrate-binding protein DctP, which encodes MFTRRSLLATAATGAGLIACPALLRAQSPKILKLSHQFPGGTIDQGDARDRIARRFGQAVEQRTNGSLQVQVYPTSSLMKTLAQFSAVRKGALDMSLVPLSYAGGEVVETNLALMPALVSSYEQAAKWRTARIGEELAKTLSDKGVIILTWIWQSGAVASRVKPILEPADVKGVKIRGGGREMDMMFQAAGGIVSTMPSSEMYIGMQTGALEAAVSASTSLISFRLDEMTKNLTAGRGRSFWFILEPLIMSKATFDALTPEQQKAVRDVGQEMEAFSFEAAKADDEEIVKIYAARGAKVHDLTDAHIAKWKDLARDTAWKDFAGKNARCAELLKLAEQVA